A window from Sphingopyxis alaskensis RB2256 encodes these proteins:
- a CDS encoding helix-turn-helix transcriptional regulator has product MAKPPFANDIRTLRFLAGEMTQAELGERVGVTRQTIAAIEQGKYSPSLEVAFRIAHVFGKPLEAVFQWNDGRD; this is encoded by the coding sequence ATGGCTAAGCCGCCCTTTGCCAACGACATTCGGACGCTGCGCTTTCTGGCGGGCGAAATGACGCAGGCCGAGCTTGGCGAGCGCGTCGGGGTGACGCGGCAGACGATCGCGGCGATCGAGCAGGGCAAATACTCGCCCTCGCTCGAAGTCGCCTTCCGTATCGCGCACGTGTTCGGAAAACCGCTCGAGGCCGTGTTCCAGTGGAATGACGGTCGCGACTGA
- a CDS encoding glycerophosphodiester phosphodiesterase — MIRCFVALLAPLLLAGCVAEPVTAQPTLDGQPPIVIAHRGASGERPEHTLESYALAIEQGADFIEPDLVLTKDGVLVARHENEISETTDVADRAEFADRKATKIIDGRAVTGWFTEDFTLAEIKTLRAKERLPRLRDTAFDGRFEVPTFEEILTLLARVNRARRVPVGVYPETKHPSYFASIGLPHAAPMLELLDRFGYRGRAAPVFIQSFEVGNLMDLRAKSDLPLIQLVDATGGPADRPDASYAAMTSPAGLQMIAAYADGIGPNKAMIIPRGVLGRLGEPTSLVRDAHAAGLKVHPWTFRRENYFLPLGNKGGVNPAGHGDLVGEIEAFLKTGIDGLFSDNVREAVAARAGR; from the coding sequence ATGATCCGCTGTTTTGTGGCCTTGCTGGCCCCGCTGCTGCTTGCCGGATGCGTGGCTGAACCGGTGACGGCGCAGCCGACCCTCGACGGCCAGCCGCCGATTGTCATCGCGCATCGCGGCGCGTCGGGCGAGCGGCCCGAACATACGCTGGAAAGCTATGCGCTCGCGATCGAACAGGGCGCCGATTTCATCGAGCCCGACCTGGTGCTCACCAAGGACGGCGTGCTGGTGGCGCGGCACGAGAATGAGATTTCGGAAACCACCGACGTTGCGGATCGCGCCGAGTTTGCTGATCGCAAGGCGACGAAAATCATCGACGGGCGGGCGGTGACCGGCTGGTTCACCGAGGATTTCACGCTCGCGGAGATAAAGACGCTGCGCGCGAAGGAGCGGCTGCCCCGGTTGCGCGACACCGCCTTCGACGGGCGGTTCGAGGTTCCGACCTTCGAAGAGATATTGACGTTGCTCGCCAGGGTGAACCGCGCGCGGCGGGTGCCGGTCGGCGTCTATCCCGAAACCAAGCACCCCAGCTATTTCGCGTCGATCGGCCTGCCGCACGCGGCGCCGATGCTGGAACTGCTGGACCGTTTCGGCTATCGGGGGCGCGCGGCGCCGGTGTTCATCCAGAGCTTTGAGGTCGGCAATCTGATGGACCTGCGCGCGAAAAGCGATCTGCCCCTGATCCAGCTCGTCGATGCCACCGGCGGCCCCGCCGACCGGCCCGATGCAAGCTATGCCGCCATGACGTCGCCCGCGGGGCTCCAGATGATCGCCGCCTATGCCGACGGCATCGGGCCGAACAAGGCGATGATCATCCCGCGCGGCGTGCTCGGCCGACTCGGCGAACCGACCAGTCTGGTGCGCGACGCCCACGCGGCGGGATTGAAGGTTCACCCCTGGACCTTTCGCCGCGAAAATTATTTCCTGCCGCTCGGCAACAAGGGCGGCGTCAATCCCGCGGGCCACGGCGACCTTGTCGGGGAGATCGAGGCCTTTCTGAAAACCGGGATCGACGGCCTGTTCAGCGACAATGTTCGCGAAGCCGTGGCGGCGCGCGCAGGCCGGTGA
- a CDS encoding ArsC family reductase, with product MTMILYGIPNCDTVKKARRWLDERGIAHRFHDVRKDGLDPAALQRWIDALGWEKLLNKAGTTFRKLPDAAKAGLDASSAMTLMLDQPAMIRRPVVETADGISVGFSADDWQARFAA from the coding sequence ATGACGATGATTCTTTACGGCATTCCGAATTGCGACACGGTGAAAAAGGCGCGTCGCTGGCTCGACGAACGCGGCATTGCGCACCGCTTTCACGACGTCCGCAAGGACGGGCTCGACCCCGCCGCGCTTCAACGCTGGATCGACGCGCTCGGCTGGGAAAAACTGCTCAACAAGGCGGGCACGACCTTTCGCAAACTGCCCGACGCCGCCAAGGCGGGGCTCGACGCCTCATCGGCCATGACGCTGATGCTCGATCAGCCCGCAATGATCCGCCGCCCGGTGGTCGAGACGGCGGACGGGATCAGCGTCGGCTTTTCCGCCGACGACTGGCAGGCGCGCTTTGCGGCATGA
- a CDS encoding Crp/Fnr family transcriptional regulator, whose translation MASFDSAWFLYGALLLLLATSFVVRIDYARIGLAAAAFVALPLTLFRASDPGYSLLVLAILAVNIGILARLWLRGAKVRFSVEDEELRRRHFPGLGAHAARGLIDQGHWISAQRGEVLIRENQAAPSLFYLADGRATIMRDGAEVGQLGDGELIGEATVLDGSHATGTVVLASNARLWFVPAAALRAYLAANPGIAAELHEGFARALRGKLASANTRIADRTPASSAAGA comes from the coding sequence ATGGCGAGTTTCGACTCCGCGTGGTTCCTCTACGGGGCATTGCTGCTCCTTCTCGCGACAAGCTTCGTCGTGCGCATCGACTATGCGCGCATCGGCCTTGCCGCGGCGGCGTTCGTCGCGCTGCCGCTCACCCTCTTTCGCGCCTCCGACCCCGGTTACAGCCTGCTCGTGCTCGCGATCCTCGCGGTCAATATCGGCATCCTGGCGCGGCTATGGCTGCGCGGGGCGAAAGTGCGATTCTCGGTCGAGGATGAGGAGCTGCGACGGCGGCATTTTCCGGGGCTGGGCGCGCACGCCGCGCGCGGCCTGATCGACCAGGGACACTGGATTTCGGCGCAGCGCGGCGAAGTGCTGATCCGCGAAAATCAGGCGGCGCCCAGCCTTTTCTATCTCGCCGACGGTCGCGCGACCATCATGCGCGACGGCGCCGAGGTCGGGCAACTGGGCGATGGCGAGCTGATCGGCGAGGCGACGGTGCTGGACGGCTCGCACGCAACGGGAACCGTCGTGCTCGCCAGCAATGCGCGGCTGTGGTTTGTCCCGGCGGCGGCGCTGCGCGCCTATCTCGCGGCGAACCCCGGCATCGCGGCCGAACTGCACGAAGGCTTCGCGCGCGCGCTGCGCGGCAAGCTGGCGAGCGCCAACACACGCATCGCCGACCGTACGCCCGCATCGTCGGCCGCGGGCGCTTGA
- a CDS encoding class II 3-deoxy-7-phosphoheptulonate synthase, which produces MTKNWQPHSWRTHEARQLPTYRDADALAAAERELANYPPLVFAGEARELTNELARVAEGRAFLLQGGDCAESFAEFHPNNIRDTFRVLLQMAVVLTFASKMPVVKLGRMAGQFAKPRSADMEEVDGVALPSYRGDIINDIAFEEAGREPDPARMVKAYNQSAATLNLLRAFAGGGYANLHQVNAWTHDFMDRSPWAKKYQETAGRISEALAFMEACGVTPETVPQIKGTSFYTSHEALLLPYEQALTRQDSLTGGWYDTSGHFLWVGDRTRFEGSAHIEYLRGIGNPVGMKCGPSLEPDVLLRLLDTLNPNHVPGRMTLITRYGHDKIEAHLPRLVRAVKESGHPVVWSCDPMHGNVIKTSTGYKTRPFERILAEVRGFFAVHRAEGTHGGGIHIEMTGQNVTECTGGAMDVTQMDLADRYHTHCDPRLNAGQSLELAFLLAEMLNQEMSERAKQAA; this is translated from the coding sequence ATGACGAAAAACTGGCAACCGCATAGCTGGCGCACGCACGAGGCCCGCCAGCTGCCCACCTATCGCGACGCCGATGCACTCGCGGCCGCCGAACGCGAGCTGGCGAACTATCCGCCGCTCGTCTTTGCGGGCGAGGCGCGCGAACTGACGAACGAACTCGCGCGCGTCGCGGAGGGCAGGGCGTTCCTGCTCCAGGGCGGCGACTGCGCCGAAAGCTTTGCCGAGTTCCACCCGAACAATATCCGCGACACATTTCGTGTGCTGCTCCAGATGGCGGTGGTGCTGACCTTCGCCTCGAAAATGCCCGTGGTAAAGCTCGGCCGCATGGCGGGGCAGTTCGCCAAGCCGCGTTCGGCGGACATGGAAGAGGTGGATGGCGTCGCGCTGCCCAGCTATCGCGGCGACATCATCAACGACATCGCGTTCGAGGAAGCCGGCCGCGAGCCCGACCCCGCGCGGATGGTCAAGGCCTACAACCAGTCGGCGGCGACGCTCAACCTGCTGCGCGCTTTCGCGGGCGGTGGCTATGCCAATCTGCACCAGGTCAACGCCTGGACGCACGACTTCATGGACCGCAGCCCGTGGGCGAAGAAATATCAGGAAACCGCAGGCCGCATTTCCGAAGCGCTCGCCTTCATGGAAGCGTGCGGCGTGACGCCCGAAACGGTTCCGCAGATCAAGGGCACCAGCTTCTACACCAGCCATGAGGCGCTGCTCCTCCCCTATGAGCAGGCGCTGACCCGGCAGGACAGCCTGACCGGCGGCTGGTACGACACATCGGGCCACTTCCTGTGGGTCGGCGACCGCACCCGTTTCGAAGGATCAGCGCATATCGAATATCTCCGCGGGATCGGCAATCCGGTCGGCATGAAATGCGGACCGAGCCTCGAACCCGACGTGCTGCTGCGCCTGCTCGACACGCTGAATCCCAACCATGTGCCCGGCCGCATGACGCTCATCACGCGCTATGGCCACGACAAGATCGAGGCGCATCTGCCCAGGCTCGTGCGCGCGGTGAAGGAATCGGGCCATCCCGTCGTCTGGTCGTGCGACCCGATGCACGGCAATGTCATCAAGACCTCGACCGGCTACAAGACGCGCCCGTTCGAGCGCATCCTCGCCGAAGTGCGCGGCTTCTTCGCCGTCCACCGCGCCGAGGGCACGCATGGCGGCGGCATCCATATCGAGATGACCGGCCAGAATGTCACCGAATGCACCGGCGGCGCGATGGACGTGACCCAGATGGACCTTGCCGACCGCTATCACACGCATTGCGACCCGCGTTTGAATGCGGGGCAGAGCCTCGAACTCGCCTTCCTGCTGGCGGAGATGCTCAATCAGGAAATGAGCGAGCGGGCGAAGCAGGCGGCGTAA
- a CDS encoding M28 family peptidase, producing MKASFFRAAVAAVALVATSAPAQAASATADAPVTEADLAAHMKILAGDAFEGRAPGTDGEDRTIAYIVGEWAKAGLEAVPGSATPWLQPVPFIETQALGGTATFNVNGRNFPLDDDSIVLTGRDASVSLAGVPAVFVGYGIDSTGQVNADVRGKLAIMLFDNAPFGDRLPRYRERRQMLADAGASAVLVIATDAVPWDALRESVGSKSMRLASVKAGAPVSGFLSGNAADALFKAAGQDGAALREAAASADYRGMALPVAADFTAESTVRAFASHNIIAKLPGAKPDGKAVLFLGHWDHLGLCAPEGEADRICNGAVDNASGIAVLIEVAKRLGKGPRPDRDIYFLATTAEEKGLLGARWFADHPVVPLGDITVALNVDTIAISPRGTPVATIGRGKPAYDALVREVATRLGRTLDEDGEADAFIQRQDGWALGAKGVTSLMVGGSFSDMKLLEAFLSGDYHRAADNFSDKIPLGGAAEDADLHVALGRAFADTKRWPGK from the coding sequence ATGAAAGCCTCCTTCTTTCGCGCCGCCGTTGCGGCCGTCGCCCTCGTCGCCACGTCCGCTCCCGCGCAGGCCGCATCCGCGACCGCCGATGCGCCGGTCACCGAAGCCGACCTCGCCGCGCACATGAAAATCCTGGCCGGGGATGCGTTCGAGGGGCGCGCGCCGGGCACCGATGGCGAGGATCGCACGATCGCCTATATCGTCGGCGAATGGGCGAAGGCGGGGCTCGAAGCCGTGCCGGGCAGCGCGACGCCGTGGCTCCAGCCGGTGCCCTTCATCGAAACGCAGGCGCTCGGCGGGACAGCGACCTTCAACGTGAACGGCCGCAATTTTCCGCTAGACGATGACAGCATCGTGCTCACCGGGCGCGATGCGTCGGTGTCGCTGGCGGGCGTCCCCGCGGTCTTCGTCGGCTATGGCATCGACAGCACCGGACAGGTGAATGCCGACGTCCGCGGCAAACTCGCGATCATGCTGTTCGACAATGCGCCTTTTGGCGACAGATTGCCGCGCTATCGCGAGCGGCGCCAGATGCTCGCCGATGCGGGGGCGAGCGCGGTGTTGGTGATCGCGACCGACGCGGTGCCGTGGGACGCACTGCGCGAGAGTGTCGGCAGCAAATCCATGCGCCTTGCCAGCGTCAAGGCGGGTGCGCCGGTGAGCGGTTTCCTGTCAGGCAACGCGGCCGACGCACTGTTCAAGGCCGCTGGGCAGGATGGCGCCGCGCTGCGCGAAGCGGCCGCGTCGGCCGACTATCGGGGTATGGCGCTGCCGGTGGCTGCCGACTTCACCGCAGAGTCGACGGTCCGCGCCTTTGCGAGCCACAATATCATCGCCAAACTGCCCGGCGCGAAGCCCGACGGCAAGGCGGTGCTGTTTCTGGGACATTGGGACCATCTGGGCCTTTGCGCGCCCGAGGGCGAGGCCGACCGCATCTGTAACGGCGCGGTCGACAATGCGAGCGGGATCGCGGTACTGATCGAGGTCGCGAAGCGGCTGGGCAAGGGGCCGCGCCCCGATCGCGACATCTATTTCCTCGCGACGACGGCGGAGGAAAAGGGCCTGCTCGGCGCGCGCTGGTTCGCCGACCATCCGGTGGTGCCGCTTGGCGACATCACCGTGGCACTCAACGTCGACACGATCGCAATCTCGCCGCGCGGCACGCCGGTCGCGACGATCGGGCGCGGCAAGCCCGCCTATGACGCGCTGGTGCGCGAGGTGGCGACCAGGCTCGGCCGCACGCTCGACGAGGATGGCGAGGCCGACGCCTTCATCCAGCGACAGGACGGCTGGGCGCTGGGTGCGAAGGGCGTCACCTCGCTGATGGTCGGCGGCAGCTTTTCGGACATGAAGCTGCTCGAAGCCTTTTTGTCGGGCGATTATCACCGCGCGGCCGACAATTTCTCCGACAAGATCCCGCTCGGAGGGGCGGCCGAGGATGCCGATTTGCACGTCGCGCTCGGCCGGGCGTTCGCCGATACGAAACGGTGGCCGGGCAAGTAA
- a CDS encoding HpcH/HpaI aldolase/citrate lyase family protein has product MTDFAPRSLLYVPGSNARALEKAQALAADMLIIDLEDAVPADRKDDARAAMRAAVTAGYPGKRVAVRINGAGTAHQAADIDALAGLPLDAVVLPKVDAIADLAPARGLGLPLLAMIETPAAIYAARDIAADPGVAGLIAGLNDLAHELKLPDGTDRDAMSHAIQAIVLAARAGGVWCFDGVYNAIDDVAGFAAEAAEGRRLGFDGKTLIHPSQVDPCNAAFAPTVREIAAAEALVAAATGGAQRHEGRMIEDMHVAAARALLARARG; this is encoded by the coding sequence ATGACCGACTTCGCCCCCCGCTCGCTGCTCTATGTCCCCGGTTCGAACGCTCGCGCGCTGGAAAAGGCGCAAGCGCTCGCCGCCGATATGCTGATTATCGACCTCGAGGATGCGGTGCCGGCCGACCGCAAGGACGACGCGCGCGCGGCGATGCGCGCGGCGGTGACGGCGGGCTATCCGGGCAAGCGCGTCGCGGTGCGGATCAACGGGGCGGGGACCGCGCATCAGGCGGCGGACATCGACGCGCTCGCGGGACTGCCGCTCGATGCCGTCGTGCTGCCCAAGGTCGACGCCATCGCCGACCTCGCCCCAGCGCGCGGGCTCGGCTTGCCGCTGCTCGCGATGATCGAGACGCCCGCCGCCATCTATGCCGCGCGCGACATCGCTGCGGACCCCGGCGTGGCGGGTCTGATTGCGGGGCTCAACGATCTCGCGCACGAATTGAAACTGCCCGACGGGACCGATCGCGACGCGATGAGCCATGCGATCCAGGCGATCGTACTGGCCGCGCGCGCGGGCGGGGTGTGGTGCTTCGACGGGGTTTATAATGCGATCGACGATGTCGCAGGTTTCGCCGCCGAAGCCGCCGAGGGGCGGCGGCTGGGCTTTGACGGCAAGACGCTGATCCACCCGTCGCAGGTCGATCCGTGCAACGCCGCCTTTGCTCCGACGGTGCGCGAGATTGCGGCGGCCGAGGCGCTGGTCGCGGCGGCGACCGGCGGCGCACAGCGGCACGAAGGCCGGATGATCGAGGATATGCACGTCGCCGCGGCGCGGGCGCTGCTGGCGCGGGCAAGGGGATAA
- a CDS encoding SPFH domain-containing protein encodes MEFALALVVLALVFLIWALTPVRQGFAYTIERFGRYTHTAQPGLNFIMPIFDRVGRKVNMMEQVLDIPGQEIITKDNAMVAVDGVVFFQVLDAAKAAYEVSDLYLSIMNLTTTNLRTVMGSMDLDETLSKRDEINARLLHVVDDATTPWGVKITRVEIKDIRPPADISNAMARQMKAEREKRAAILEAEGLRASEILRAEGEKQGQILQAEGRREAAFRDAEAREREAEAEAKATQMVSDAIASGNAQAINYFIAQKYVEAVSQFATSPNSKTILFPVEATQLIGTLGGIGELAKDAFERKGGA; translated from the coding sequence ATGGAATTCGCACTCGCACTGGTGGTTCTGGCGCTGGTGTTCCTGATCTGGGCGTTAACGCCCGTGCGCCAGGGTTTTGCCTATACGATCGAGCGCTTCGGCCGTTACACGCACACGGCGCAGCCGGGGCTCAATTTCATCATGCCGATCTTCGACCGGGTGGGTCGGAAAGTGAACATGATGGAGCAGGTGCTCGACATTCCGGGGCAGGAAATCATCACCAAGGACAATGCGATGGTCGCGGTCGACGGTGTCGTGTTCTTTCAGGTGCTCGACGCCGCGAAGGCCGCCTATGAGGTCAGCGACCTGTATCTTTCGATCATGAACCTGACGACGACCAACCTGCGCACCGTGATGGGGTCGATGGACCTCGACGAAACGCTGTCGAAGCGCGACGAAATCAACGCGCGGCTGCTCCACGTCGTCGACGATGCGACAACGCCGTGGGGGGTCAAGATCACCCGCGTCGAGATCAAGGACATCCGCCCGCCCGCCGACATTTCGAACGCCATGGCGCGCCAGATGAAGGCCGAGCGCGAAAAACGCGCCGCGATCCTGGAGGCCGAGGGACTGCGCGCCTCCGAAATCCTCCGCGCCGAGGGCGAAAAGCAGGGCCAGATTTTGCAGGCCGAAGGCCGCCGCGAGGCCGCCTTCCGCGATGCCGAGGCGCGCGAACGCGAGGCCGAAGCCGAAGCAAAGGCGACGCAGATGGTCAGCGACGCGATCGCCAGTGGCAATGCGCAGGCGATCAACTATTTCATCGCGCAAAAATATGTCGAGGCGGTCAGCCAGTTCGCAACCAGCCCGAACAGCAAGACGATCCTCTTCCCGGTCGAGGCGACGCAGTTGATCGGGACTTTGGGCGGCATCGGCGAACTCGCCAAGGATGCGTTCGAACGCAAGGGAGGCGCCTGA
- a CDS encoding NfeD family protein, with amino-acid sequence MPDWLTNMEPHWAWLSLGVLLAAAEIVAPGFFLIWIGAAAIVTGVIAWVVPLSVPFQLGIFALLSFVALYGGRRWLRMNPITTTDPHLNQRGGRLVGEVLTVTKAIEDGRGRVRVGDGEWPVRGPDAAEGAKVRVVSADGGVLVVELA; translated from the coding sequence ATGCCCGACTGGCTGACCAATATGGAGCCGCATTGGGCGTGGCTGTCGCTCGGCGTGCTGCTTGCCGCCGCCGAAATCGTTGCGCCGGGCTTCTTCCTCATCTGGATCGGCGCTGCGGCGATCGTCACCGGGGTCATCGCCTGGGTTGTGCCGCTCAGCGTCCCTTTCCAGCTCGGCATTTTTGCCCTGCTGTCCTTCGTCGCGCTCTATGGCGGGCGCCGCTGGCTCCGGATGAACCCGATCACGACGACCGACCCCCACCTCAACCAGCGCGGCGGCCGCCTCGTCGGCGAGGTGCTGACGGTGACGAAGGCGATCGAGGACGGCCGCGGCCGCGTGCGTGTCGGCGATGGCGAATGGCCGGTGCGCGGCCCCGACGCCGCCGAGGGCGCGAAGGTGCGCGTGGTGAGCGCCGACGGCGGGGTGCTGGTGGTCGAGCTGGCGTAA
- a CDS encoding GNAT family N-acetyltransferase, with protein MSTIAPVIETARLRLRPGRLADKDTHIAMWADARVTRFIGGEPRAPDVSWGKFLSSAGLWPVMGFGYWVFADRASDALIGMGGLSYFCRGIAELEGVPEAGWAFDADHWGAGYATEAMTAVLGWADANLDAKHVRCIIDRGHAASERVAAKLGFRHIGDTDALGHVTAIYSRPRGG; from the coding sequence ATGTCGACCATCGCCCCCGTGATCGAAACCGCCCGCCTGCGCCTGCGCCCCGGTCGCCTTGCCGACAAGGATACGCATATCGCGATGTGGGCCGACGCCCGCGTCACGCGCTTTATCGGCGGCGAACCGCGCGCGCCCGATGTCAGCTGGGGCAAGTTTTTAAGCTCGGCGGGGCTGTGGCCGGTGATGGGTTTCGGTTACTGGGTATTCGCCGACCGCGCGAGCGACGCGCTGATCGGCATGGGCGGGCTCAGCTATTTCTGCCGCGGCATAGCCGAACTCGAAGGCGTGCCCGAAGCGGGCTGGGCGTTCGATGCCGACCATTGGGGCGCGGGCTATGCGACCGAGGCGATGACCGCCGTGCTCGGCTGGGCCGACGCGAACCTCGACGCAAAGCATGTGCGCTGCATCATCGACCGCGGCCATGCAGCGTCCGAGCGGGTTGCGGCGAAGCTGGGGTTCCGGCACATCGGCGACACCGACGCGCTGGGGCATGTGACGGCGATTTATTCGCGGCCGCGGGGCGGCTGA
- the proB gene encoding glutamate 5-kinase, whose amino-acid sequence MSLFPPASCPRLIVKIGSALLVDPGGAVRRDWLTGIAADIAERARAGQQVAVVSSGAIALGARRLGLAKGGRASLEDAQAAAATGQIALSQVWAEVLGAEGLTAAQMLVTLGDLEHRRRYLNAAATLDRLLSLGVVPIINENDSVATEEIRFGDNDRLAARVAQAAAARGVILLSDIDGLYDRNPAQPGAVHIERIERIDAAIEAMADTGSASGMGSGGMVSKIAAARIANAAGAHLAIASGRIDRPLSTAARHSLFVAERGASARKAWLAGGLTAEGRLTIDAGAVKALVGGASLLAAGVTAVSGSFARGDILDIVGPDGRVVARGLSEYPAADAAAIVGLGRDAQEAALGYAPRSAIVHRDHMVLL is encoded by the coding sequence ATGAGCCTGTTTCCGCCCGCCTCCTGCCCGCGACTGATCGTCAAGATCGGGTCGGCGCTGCTCGTCGATCCGGGCGGCGCGGTGCGGCGCGACTGGCTCACAGGCATCGCCGCCGACATCGCGGAACGCGCCCGCGCCGGGCAACAGGTCGCGGTCGTCTCGTCGGGTGCGATCGCGCTCGGCGCGCGGCGGCTGGGGCTTGCCAAGGGCGGCCGCGCGAGCCTCGAAGATGCACAGGCGGCCGCCGCGACGGGGCAGATCGCGCTCAGCCAGGTGTGGGCCGAGGTGCTCGGCGCCGAGGGGCTGACGGCGGCACAGATGCTTGTGACGCTCGGTGACCTCGAACATCGGCGCCGCTACCTCAACGCCGCGGCGACGCTCGATCGCCTGCTCAGCCTGGGCGTCGTCCCGATCATCAACGAGAATGACAGCGTCGCGACCGAGGAAATCCGCTTCGGCGACAACGACCGGCTCGCCGCGCGCGTCGCGCAGGCCGCCGCGGCGCGCGGCGTCATCCTTCTCTCTGACATCGACGGACTCTACGACCGCAACCCGGCGCAACCGGGCGCCGTACATATCGAGCGAATCGAGCGGATTGACGCAGCGATCGAAGCGATGGCCGACACGGGGTCCGCATCGGGCATGGGATCGGGCGGCATGGTGTCGAAAATCGCCGCCGCGCGCATCGCCAACGCCGCGGGCGCGCATCTGGCCATCGCTTCGGGTCGGATCGACCGTCCGCTGTCGACCGCGGCGCGGCACAGCCTGTTCGTCGCCGAGCGCGGCGCGAGCGCGCGCAAGGCGTGGCTCGCGGGCGGGCTGACCGCCGAAGGGCGGCTGACGATCGACGCGGGCGCGGTCAAGGCGCTGGTGGGCGGCGCGAGCCTGCTCGCCGCCGGGGTAACTGCGGTATCAGGCAGCTTCGCGCGCGGCGACATCCTCGATATCGTCGGACCCGACGGGCGCGTCGTCGCGCGCGGCCTGTCCGAATATCCTGCGGCCGATGCGGCTGCAATCGTCGGGCTCGGCCGCGACGCGCAGGAGGCCGCGCTCGGCTATGCGCCGCGCAGCGCCATCGTCCACCGCGACCATATGGTGCTGCTGTGA
- a CDS encoding NAD-dependent epimerase/dehydratase family protein: MTHRTLAMTGATGFVGGATLHRAVEAGWHVRALTRRPQGEREGVTWIAGALDKPDSLADMVAGADVVMHIAGVVNVPTRAAFEAGNATATANVIAAARDAHISRFVHVSSLAAREPGLSDYGWSKERAEAVVQASGLDWTIVRPPAVFGPGDTEMLDLFRMVRRGVALLPPPGRMSAIYVDDLARLLVVLAADKGTSFGRIYEPDDGTPGGWSHRGFARAIGRAVGRAHVPTLAAPALLLKVGGRIDRFIRRDRAKLTPDRARYIVHPDWVVADGARPPATIWRPERETDEALAETARWYRREGWL, translated from the coding sequence ATGACGCACCGCACCCTCGCCATGACCGGCGCAACCGGCTTTGTCGGCGGCGCGACGCTGCACCGCGCCGTCGAGGCGGGCTGGCACGTCCGCGCGCTGACACGCCGCCCGCAGGGCGAACGCGAGGGCGTAACCTGGATCGCCGGCGCGCTCGACAAGCCCGACAGCCTCGCCGACATGGTGGCGGGGGCCGATGTCGTCATGCACATCGCGGGCGTCGTCAATGTCCCGACCCGCGCCGCCTTCGAGGCGGGCAATGCGACCGCAACCGCCAATGTGATCGCCGCCGCACGCGATGCCCATATATCGCGCTTCGTCCACGTCTCCTCGCTCGCGGCGCGCGAGCCAGGCCTTTCCGACTATGGCTGGTCGAAGGAGCGCGCCGAGGCCGTCGTGCAGGCGAGCGGGCTCGACTGGACGATCGTGCGCCCGCCTGCGGTGTTCGGCCCCGGCGATACCGAGATGCTCGACCTGTTCCGCATGGTTCGCCGGGGCGTCGCCCTCCTGCCACCGCCGGGCCGCATGTCGGCGATCTATGTCGACGACCTTGCCCGCCTGCTCGTTGTGCTCGCAGCCGACAAGGGGACGAGTTTCGGCCGGATCTATGAGCCCGACGACGGCACCCCCGGCGGCTGGTCGCACCGCGGCTTTGCCCGCGCGATCGGGCGGGCGGTCGGCCGCGCCCATGTGCCGACGCTCGCCGCGCCGGCGCTGCTGCTCAAGGTCGGCGGGCGGATCGACCGGTTCATCCGCCGCGACCGCGCCAAGCTGACCCCCGACCGTGCGCGCTATATCGTGCATCCCGACTGGGTGGTGGCCGATGGCGCCCGTCCGCCCGCCACAATCTGGCGCCCGGAGCGCGAGACCGACGAGGCGCTCGCCGAAACGGCGCGCTGGTATCGCCGCGAAGGCTGGCTCTGA